A region from the Camelus ferus isolate YT-003-E chromosome 1, BCGSAC_Cfer_1.0, whole genome shotgun sequence genome encodes:
- the LRRC3 gene encoding leucine-rich repeat-containing protein 3: MGPTGKQSPSSLPVPTGGSCLLLLFCLRLGTSCPQSCQCPDHAGAVAVHCSARGLQEIPKDIPADTVLLKLDANRIARVPNGAFQHLNQLRELDLSQNAIESIGPAAFSGLAGGLRLLDLSHNRIRRIPKDALGKLSAKIRLSHNPLHCECALQEALWELKLDPDSVDEIACHTSVQEEYVGKPLIQALDSGVSFCSIHHKTTDVAMLVTMFGWFAMVITYVVYYVRQNQEDARRHLEYLKSLPSTPVSKDPISPAP; this comes from the coding sequence ATGGGCCCCACAGGCAAACAGAGTCCCTCGTCCCTGCCAGTCCCCACGGGAGGGtcttgcctcctcctcctcttctgcctgcGGTTGGGGACCTCTTGCCCACAGAGCTGCCAGTGCCCTGACCACGCGGGGGCTGTGGCCGTCCACTGCAGTGCGAGGGGCCTGCAGGAGATCCCCAAGGACATCCCCGCCGACACTGTGCTCCTGAAGCTCGACGCCAACAGGATCGCCCGCGTCCCCAACGGAGCCTTCCAGCACCTGAACCAGCTGAGAGAGCTGGACTTGTCCCAGAACGCCATCGAGAGCATTGGCCCCGCCGCTTTCTCGGGCCTGGCCGGGGGCCTGCGGCTGCTGGACCTGTCTCACAATCGCATCCGGAGGATTCCGAAGGACGCTCTGGGCAAGCTCAGTGCCAAGATCCGCCTGTCGCACAACCCGCTGCACTGCGAGTGTGCCCTGCAGGAGGCCCTGTGGGAGCTGAAGCTGGACCCCGACTCCGTGGACGAGATCGCCTGCCACACCTCGGTGCAGGAGGAGTACGTGGGGAAGCCGCTGATCCAGGCCCTTGACTCCGGCGTCAGCTTCTGCAGCATCCACCACAAGACCACCGACGTGGCCATGCTGGTCACCATGTTCGGCTGGTTTGCCATGGTGATCACCTACGTCGTGTACTACGTGCGCCAGAACCAGGAGGACGCCAGGAGGCACCTGGAGTACCTGAAGTCCCTGCCCAGCACCCCTGTGTCCAAGGACCCCATCAGCCCTGCGCCTTAA